One window of the Candidatus Eremiobacteraceae bacterium genome contains the following:
- a CDS encoding alpha/beta hydrolase — protein MARRVYDADAFTYYPGRMARTPIIMLSGLVAGDWIWIEVRDALIAAGYPCVTMRDPIAVTHSSIAAAAVELGEMLDQFSIERATILGASLGSAVALLYTVNNAHRVETLVLSGAPAMGGRTLGIASFGKLTRSIAFDVARGLFHDRSRIADERIEHAFRLFLDRRHLANMIRLLREAQSLDVAVMLRKLEVSTLLVWGDDDKVSDCTDWACLSEHVKDATFVRVTKCGHLPMVEQPARFTSALFAHMGATQLR, from the coding sequence ATGGCTCGCCGCGTCTATGACGCTGACGCGTTCACCTACTATCCAGGCCGCATGGCACGGACTCCCATCATCATGCTCTCAGGCCTGGTGGCGGGCGATTGGATCTGGATAGAAGTCCGCGACGCATTGATCGCCGCCGGCTACCCATGTGTGACCATGCGCGATCCGATCGCGGTGACGCACAGCTCCATCGCAGCAGCGGCGGTTGAACTCGGGGAAATGCTCGACCAGTTCTCGATCGAGCGCGCCACGATTCTCGGCGCATCGCTGGGCTCCGCGGTCGCCCTCCTATACACTGTTAACAATGCGCACCGCGTCGAAACGCTCGTCTTAAGCGGTGCTCCGGCCATGGGCGGCAGAACTCTCGGCATCGCGTCCTTCGGGAAACTCACGAGGAGCATCGCGTTCGATGTCGCTCGCGGGTTATTCCACGATCGGTCGCGGATCGCCGACGAACGGATCGAGCACGCTTTCCGGCTGTTTCTCGACCGGCGGCATCTGGCAAATATGATCCGTCTGCTGCGAGAGGCGCAGTCGCTCGACGTCGCGGTCATGCTGAGAAAGCTCGAAGTCAGCACGCTCTTGGTCTGGGGCGACGACGACAAGGTCAGCGACTGCACCGATTGGGCGTGCTTGAGCGAACACGTCAAAGACGCCACGTTCGTGCGGGTCACCAAATGCGGCCACTTGCCGATGGTGGAACAGCCGGCGCGCTTCACATCGGCGCTGTTCGCGCACATGGGCGCCACGCAACTACGGTGA
- a CDS encoding lmo0937 family membrane protein, with protein sequence MANLLWTIIVILFALWLIGLVAHIGGGLINLLLVVALVIFVINLLTGRRTVA encoded by the coding sequence ATGGCAAACCTGCTTTGGACGATTATCGTGATCTTGTTCGCGCTCTGGCTTATCGGCCTTGTCGCGCATATCGGCGGCGGTCTGATCAATCTCTTGTTGGTTGTCGCCCTCGTGATCTTCGTGATCAACCTGCTTACTGGGCGGCGAACCGTGGCCTAG
- a CDS encoding GNAT family N-acetyltransferase produces the protein MLVPILETDRLKLRGHRLEDFEACAAVWADPAVVRYISGKPSTRTQSWLRMLAYGGHWQHVPFGYWAVEEKKTGRYIGDVGFADFKRDTIERMRDVPEVGWVLASQVHGMGYATEAVHAAVAWADQKIDAPRTVCMIDPENLASLRVAEKIGYEAFERGLFNDAPTVFLQRARLMTSQRT, from the coding sequence ATGCTAGTCCCGATTCTCGAGACAGATCGTCTTAAGCTCCGCGGCCATCGGCTCGAAGACTTCGAAGCCTGTGCAGCAGTCTGGGCGGATCCAGCTGTCGTTCGTTACATATCCGGCAAACCGTCAACGCGAACGCAAAGCTGGCTGCGAATGCTCGCGTATGGCGGCCACTGGCAGCACGTGCCGTTCGGATACTGGGCCGTTGAGGAGAAGAAGACGGGCCGTTATATCGGGGACGTCGGATTCGCCGATTTCAAACGCGACACCATCGAGCGCATGCGCGACGTACCCGAGGTCGGTTGGGTTCTTGCATCGCAGGTGCATGGGATGGGTTACGCCACTGAGGCGGTTCACGCGGCGGTCGCCTGGGCCGACCAGAAGATCGACGCGCCGCGAACCGTCTGCATGATTGATCCGGAAAACCTCGCGTCGCTGCGAGTGGCCGAGAAAATCGGTTACGAGGCCTTCGAACGCGGACTCTTCAACGATGCGCCGACCGTCTTTCTGCAACGCGCTCGGCTGATGACGTCCCAAAGAACCTAA
- a CDS encoding SDR family oxidoreductase — MRGWQTADIMELAGHTVLITGGGSGIGRALSGRFAEAGSSVVVCGRRESKLREIETALPGVRTRACDLSTAAARVELVEWVIREFPQLDVLVNNAGVQRRIDLTAPESWEHTHEEIAINFEAQVHLCSLLIPYLRTQQHPAIVNVTSGLAFVPLAAVPVYCATKAAFHSFTLSLRRQLAATPIAVVEVAPPALNTDLGGPGTHTQFMALDEFIEAAMAQLEAGSEEITYGFSEQAAAASGKERAQIFERMNASR, encoded by the coding sequence ATGCGCGGGTGGCAAACCGCCGACATCATGGAGCTTGCAGGTCATACCGTTCTCATCACCGGCGGAGGTTCGGGCATCGGCCGTGCCCTTTCCGGCCGCTTCGCCGAGGCTGGAAGTTCGGTCGTGGTGTGCGGCCGTCGCGAGAGCAAGCTGCGCGAGATCGAGACCGCGCTTCCGGGCGTACGCACGCGAGCATGCGATCTCTCGACCGCGGCCGCGCGCGTTGAACTCGTCGAATGGGTGATTCGAGAGTTCCCGCAGCTCGACGTGCTTGTGAACAATGCCGGCGTTCAACGCCGGATCGATCTCACCGCGCCGGAATCATGGGAACACACGCACGAAGAGATCGCGATCAACTTCGAGGCACAGGTACATCTGTGTTCGCTGCTCATCCCGTATCTTCGCACGCAGCAGCATCCCGCGATCGTGAATGTCACGTCGGGATTGGCGTTCGTGCCGCTTGCGGCCGTACCGGTCTACTGCGCAACGAAGGCGGCGTTCCACTCGTTCACGCTGAGCTTGCGCCGGCAGCTCGCCGCGACCCCGATCGCGGTCGTCGAAGTGGCACCGCCCGCGCTAAACACCGATCTTGGGGGTCCGGGCACGCACACGCAATTCATGGCGTTGGATGAGTTCATCGAGGCGGCGATGGCGCAGTTGGAGGCCGGCAGCGAAGAGATCACCTACGGGTTTTCGGAGCAGGCGGCAGCGGCTTCCGGCAAGGAACGCGCGCAGATATTCGAGCGAATGAACGCGTCGCGTTAG
- a CDS encoding PQQ-binding-like beta-propeller repeat protein: MRKILIVALFAALCSPARGADTPMFRGDLDHTGVYDSPPVAQAAHVKWAFHTRGYVNSSPVVANSVVYVGSADDNMYALDETTGKSLWHFKTGSRVVSSPAIWRSAVYFGSYDGNFYALSANDGKLLWKFKTGGERRFEGTHLHGSQPVDETMPDPFDVYLSSPAIWHETVYFGSGDGHVYALNAKTGEKLWSFKTGDIVHASPAIDNGTLFVGSWDSYFYALDALSGKMRWRFKTGVDPDIHNQVGIQSSAAVMDGTVFFGCRDSHLYALDEQTGDKKWSLDMHGSWVIGSPAVRDGKVYFATSDSGLFYAVNAGDGSIVFSEDFHGWPEFASPAVAGDMLYLGSWRGVLTAIDLTKRQTAWSFQTDASKRLGPDLTKADGSPNYAPAYASDFYDDLITGFARMMTVGAFLSSPAIDDGVIFVGSTDGNVYALD, encoded by the coding sequence ATGCGAAAAATATTGATCGTCGCGCTGTTCGCGGCGTTGTGCAGCCCCGCGCGCGGCGCGGATACCCCGATGTTCCGCGGAGACCTCGATCACACCGGCGTCTACGATTCTCCGCCTGTAGCCCAAGCGGCACACGTGAAGTGGGCCTTCCACACGCGCGGCTATGTGAACTCGTCGCCGGTCGTGGCGAATAGCGTCGTCTATGTCGGCAGCGCCGACGATAATATGTACGCGCTCGACGAAACAACCGGCAAATCGCTCTGGCATTTCAAGACAGGCAGCCGAGTCGTTTCGTCACCTGCGATCTGGAGGAGCGCCGTCTATTTCGGCAGTTACGACGGCAACTTTTACGCGCTGAGCGCAAACGATGGCAAGCTCCTTTGGAAGTTCAAAACCGGTGGGGAGCGCCGATTCGAAGGCACGCATCTCCATGGCTCGCAGCCGGTGGACGAGACCATGCCCGATCCGTTTGATGTGTATCTCTCATCGCCGGCGATCTGGCATGAAACGGTGTATTTCGGCAGCGGCGACGGCCACGTGTACGCCCTGAACGCAAAGACCGGCGAAAAACTTTGGAGTTTCAAGACCGGCGACATCGTCCACGCATCACCGGCGATCGATAACGGCACACTTTTTGTGGGGAGTTGGGATAGTTACTTCTATGCGCTCGACGCGCTGAGCGGCAAAATGCGATGGCGCTTCAAGACCGGCGTGGATCCCGACATCCACAATCAGGTCGGCATCCAATCATCGGCGGCGGTCATGGACGGCACAGTGTTCTTTGGCTGTCGCGACTCGCATCTCTATGCCCTCGACGAACAGACCGGAGACAAGAAATGGTCGCTCGACATGCACGGGTCGTGGGTGATCGGGTCGCCGGCGGTTCGCGACGGCAAGGTGTACTTCGCGACATCGGATAGCGGGCTGTTCTATGCGGTCAACGCCGGCGACGGGTCCATAGTATTCTCCGAGGATTTCCACGGCTGGCCGGAATTTGCGTCGCCGGCGGTCGCTGGAGACATGCTGTATCTCGGCTCCTGGCGAGGCGTGCTCACAGCGATCGATCTGACGAAGCGGCAGACGGCGTGGTCGTTTCAGACGGATGCTTCAAAACGCCTTGGGCCGGATCTCACCAAAGCCGACGGCAGCCCCAACTACGCCCCGGCTTACGCCTCCGATTTTTACGACGACTTGATCACGGGATTCGCGCGGATGATGACCGTGGGCGCATTTCTCTCTTCACCCGCGATCGACGACGGCGTGATCTTCGTCGGAAGCACCGATGGCAACGTCTACGCACTCGATTAA
- a CDS encoding diguanylate cyclase, with amino-acid sequence MSISQRLYLVLGIMVLLISAELTALVFTIHTLSAVRAYVGGEGLWSKAQKDAVYHLEAYGRTRDPKEYAAYRSLLGVSLGDRAARLEMSKPNPDWNKEYQGFLRGGNNPSDIPGMIALFQRFNRISYISDAIADWTEGDSLLSQIQGLATQLHAQITSGQPPRTAAKTLAQIGDVNASLTVVEDRFSSTLGDGSRWMTGLILTILFAAALTVELSGLLLTASVTRRISVRLKAMLRAADQIARGDYRIDLDTQAPDELGRLASAFTDMAHDIETEQRRAAHAAKTAEAALREAQRVAHIGSLDWDIRRDVFTCSKELRRLLEMQPTMATSTFTTFIAGIYAEDRQNVAAVLRSACALREPFSVDFRVAMPGGAVRWLCAQGTVEEDSTGDPVRLMGTALDITERKRSQDRLEYLAQHDSLTGLPNRMLLFDRLRQAIALARRADCSGALLFLDLDNFKELNDTLGHAAGDRLLVLVGERLRAGVREIDTVARSGGDEFLIVLNSLASPEACRLVGNAVLRAFSDPFTLDGNDIRVTASVGMAIFPQDGDDAEALVRQADLVMYKSKRRGTRQHEAQLGSA; translated from the coding sequence ATGTCGATCTCTCAACGTCTCTACCTCGTCCTCGGGATCATGGTGCTCCTGATCAGCGCCGAATTGACCGCGCTCGTCTTCACCATCCACACGCTCTCGGCCGTTCGCGCCTACGTGGGCGGCGAAGGCCTCTGGTCGAAAGCTCAAAAGGACGCGGTCTATCACCTCGAGGCATACGGCCGCACGCGGGATCCCAAAGAATACGCCGCCTATAGGTCGTTGCTCGGCGTCTCGCTCGGCGACCGTGCGGCGCGTCTGGAGATGTCAAAGCCGAATCCCGATTGGAACAAGGAGTATCAGGGCTTCCTTCGCGGCGGCAATAATCCAAGCGACATCCCAGGCATGATCGCGCTTTTCCAGCGCTTCAACCGCATTAGCTATATCTCCGACGCGATCGCGGACTGGACGGAAGGCGATTCGCTGCTCAGCCAGATCCAAGGTCTCGCGACGCAGCTGCACGCTCAGATCACCTCGGGGCAACCGCCGCGGACCGCCGCCAAGACGCTCGCGCAGATCGGCGACGTGAACGCGAGCTTGACCGTTGTCGAAGATCGTTTCTCCTCAACGCTCGGCGACGGCTCGCGCTGGATGACCGGCCTCATCCTCACGATACTTTTCGCGGCCGCGCTCACCGTCGAACTGAGCGGCTTGCTGCTCACCGCATCGGTGACCCGCCGCATCTCCGTGCGCCTCAAAGCGATGCTGCGCGCGGCGGATCAGATCGCGCGCGGCGATTACCGAATCGATCTCGATACGCAAGCGCCCGACGAACTCGGCCGTCTAGCGTCTGCATTCACCGACATGGCCCACGATATCGAGACTGAGCAGCGTCGCGCCGCCCACGCGGCCAAGACGGCAGAAGCAGCGCTGCGCGAGGCGCAGCGCGTCGCCCACATCGGCAGCTTAGATTGGGATATCCGAAGAGACGTCTTCACGTGTTCAAAAGAACTGCGCCGCCTGCTTGAAATGCAGCCGACGATGGCGACGTCGACGTTCACGACGTTCATCGCGGGCATCTATGCGGAAGATAGGCAGAACGTCGCGGCAGTGCTGCGCTCGGCGTGCGCGTTGCGCGAGCCGTTCAGCGTGGACTTTCGCGTCGCGATGCCGGGTGGAGCGGTGCGCTGGCTCTGCGCACAGGGTACAGTGGAAGAAGATTCCACGGGGGATCCTGTTCGACTCATGGGCACGGCTCTGGATATCACGGAGCGCAAACGCTCTCAAGACCGGCTGGAGTATCTCGCGCAGCACGACTCACTCACCGGATTGCCCAATCGGATGCTGCTGTTCGACCGCCTGCGCCAGGCAATCGCTCTCGCGCGCCGTGCTGATTGCAGCGGTGCGTTGCTCTTCCTCGACCTCGACAACTTCAAAGAACTCAATGACACGCTCGGACACGCCGCGGGCGATCGGCTGCTCGTGCTCGTCGGCGAGAGGCTGCGCGCGGGCGTGCGCGAGATCGACACCGTAGCCCGTTCCGGCGGCGACGAGTTCTTGATCGTGCTCAATTCCCTGGCGTCGCCCGAGGCATGCAGGCTCGTCGGCAACGCGGTCTTGCGTGCTTTTTCCGATCCGTTCACACTGGACGGGAACGACATCCGCGTGACCGCAAGCGTCGGCATGGCGATATTCCCGCAAGACGGCGATGACGCCGAGGCATTGGTTCGCCAAGCCGACCTGGTCATGTACAAATCCAAGCGTCGCGGCACTCGGCAACACGAGGCGCAGCTCGGATCCGCCTGA
- a CDS encoding Lrp/AsnC family transcriptional regulator: MIEGPDLDELDIRLLDALQRNARTTFAELGALVGLKAPSVHDRVKRLEARGYVRRYAAQLDGPRLGLALTAFVSCFTSAETKYDEFTANVSAMHEVCEVHSVAGEETYVLKVLTRSTTHLDDFLARLKQIPGMVRTRTTIVLSSPFERGGLELTQAAESQPRRLRSVR, from the coding sequence ATGATCGAAGGACCTGATCTGGACGAACTGGATATCCGTTTGCTCGATGCGTTGCAACGCAACGCGCGCACGACGTTCGCAGAACTTGGCGCTCTCGTGGGCCTGAAGGCACCATCGGTGCACGATCGGGTGAAGCGTTTGGAAGCGCGCGGCTACGTGCGCCGCTACGCCGCGCAACTCGACGGTCCGCGTCTCGGCCTCGCGCTAACGGCTTTCGTGAGTTGTTTTACATCCGCCGAGACCAAGTATGACGAGTTCACCGCGAACGTCTCCGCGATGCACGAAGTCTGCGAAGTCCACAGTGTCGCCGGTGAAGAGACGTATGTCTTGAAAGTGCTCACGCGTTCCACAACGCATCTGGACGACTTTCTCGCTCGCCTCAAGCAGATTCCGGGGATGGTGCGCACGCGAACCACCATCGTGCTCTCCTCGCCGTTCGAACGCGGCGGCCTCGAGCTCACCCAGGCCGCAGAATCGCAGCCGCGGCGCTTGCGCAGCGTCCGCTGA
- a CDS encoding KamA family radical SAM protein — MTAVNAASAAAEEPIVALKPPVGPEAFEYKNLRQGEFWRHIPAYEAVDEKTFSDHIWQGRHSVKTPDELLSTIQKLASPEFIEDAKRGFMRAPMQVRVSPYMISLIDWSDPYGDPIRTQFIPLASRLLPDHPQLSLDSLHEQEDAPVPGLTHRYVDKALFLPLNVCPVYCRFCTRSYAIGGDTETVEKAVLATDPKKWERAFKYIESRPELEDIVISGGDTYQLSAKSLKAIGERLLAMPNVRRMRFATKGPAVLPSKILTDVAWTDALTSIVDQGRKLGKDVMLHTHFNSPNEITWVTEKAMRLLFERGIMVRNQSVLIRGVNDDAKTMQLLVKRLGYLNVHPYYVYMHDMVKGVEDLRTTIQTAVDIEKFVRGSTAGFNTPLFLCDAPGGGGKRDLHSYEYYDPENGIAVYTAPSVKPGKTFLYFDPIDKLQPEAQARWRDENMQREMIEAARAKAL, encoded by the coding sequence ATGACCGCCGTTAACGCAGCATCCGCCGCAGCCGAAGAACCGATCGTCGCGCTCAAACCGCCCGTCGGACCAGAAGCCTTCGAGTACAAGAACCTTCGTCAGGGCGAGTTTTGGCGCCATATCCCCGCTTACGAAGCCGTGGACGAGAAAACGTTCTCGGACCACATCTGGCAAGGCCGCCACTCCGTCAAGACGCCCGACGAGTTGCTGAGCACGATCCAAAAGCTCGCATCCCCCGAATTTATCGAAGACGCCAAGCGCGGCTTCATGCGCGCGCCGATGCAGGTGCGCGTCTCGCCGTATATGATATCGCTCATCGACTGGAGCGACCCATATGGCGATCCGATCCGCACGCAGTTCATCCCGCTTGCATCGCGCCTGCTGCCCGATCATCCGCAGCTTTCGCTCGACTCGCTGCACGAACAAGAAGATGCGCCCGTGCCGGGGCTCACGCATCGCTACGTGGACAAGGCGCTCTTCCTGCCGCTCAACGTCTGCCCGGTCTATTGCCGATTCTGCACGCGCTCGTATGCGATCGGCGGAGATACGGAAACGGTCGAAAAGGCCGTGCTCGCCACCGATCCCAAGAAATGGGAGCGTGCGTTCAAGTACATCGAGTCGCGTCCGGAACTTGAGGATATCGTCATCTCCGGCGGCGACACATATCAGCTCTCCGCGAAGAGCCTGAAAGCTATCGGCGAACGGCTGTTGGCCATGCCGAACGTCCGGCGCATGCGTTTTGCCACCAAAGGACCGGCGGTGTTGCCGAGCAAGATCCTGACCGACGTCGCGTGGACCGATGCGCTCACGTCTATCGTCGACCAAGGACGCAAGCTCGGCAAAGACGTTATGCTGCATACACATTTCAATTCGCCAAACGAAATCACGTGGGTCACGGAGAAGGCTATGCGCTTGCTGTTCGAGCGCGGCATCATGGTGCGCAATCAGAGCGTTCTCATCCGCGGCGTGAATGACGACGCGAAGACCATGCAGCTGCTCGTCAAGCGCCTCGGATATTTGAACGTGCATCCATACTATGTGTACATGCACGACATGGTGAAGGGCGTGGAAGACCTGCGCACCACCATTCAGACAGCGGTCGACATCGAGAAATTTGTCCGCGGTTCGACCGCCGGATTCAACACACCGCTGTTCCTTTGCGACGCACCCGGCGGCGGCGGTAAACGCGATCTGCACAGCTACGAATACTACGATCCGGAGAACGGCATCGCTGTCTACACCGCGCCAAGCGTCAAGCCGGGGAAGACGTTCCTCTACTTCGATCCGATCGACAAGCTGCAGCCCGAAGCGCAAGCCCGCTGGCGCGACGAGAACATGCAACGCGAGATGATCGAAGCCGCCCGCGCAAAAGCCTTGTAG
- a CDS encoding DUF4760 domain-containing protein yields the protein MISVDVLLPLLSTLVALAAVVFTTMMMARQTRQIEHERNALALIEAIDRLSSPEVVAAFYELAGVNERYPTDIDLREKFPGSADERALFVVAQFIETIACLARREVLDASLIVDAVGLLLRTRWAMIQPFVERQRTLAGNPYIYENFDWLARYSAWWKDEPRPKRPNYDPAQFSV from the coding sequence ATGATCTCCGTCGACGTCCTTCTCCCGCTGCTCTCGACGCTCGTCGCGCTCGCGGCCGTCGTGTTCACGACGATGATGATGGCGCGTCAGACGCGGCAGATCGAGCACGAGCGTAACGCGCTTGCGCTCATCGAAGCGATCGATAGACTTTCATCGCCCGAGGTGGTGGCCGCGTTCTACGAACTGGCCGGCGTCAACGAGCGCTATCCGACGGATATCGATCTGCGCGAGAAATTCCCCGGATCCGCTGACGAGCGCGCTCTGTTCGTCGTCGCCCAGTTCATCGAGACGATTGCGTGTCTCGCCCGGCGTGAGGTGCTTGATGCTTCGCTGATCGTCGATGCGGTCGGGCTGCTGCTTCGGACGCGGTGGGCCATGATCCAGCCGTTCGTCGAGCGGCAGCGCACGTTGGCCGGCAACCCGTACATCTACGAGAACTTCGATTGGCTTGCGCGCTACAGCGCGTGGTGGAAGGACGAGCCGCGGCCGAAGCGTCCGAACTACGATCCCGCGCAATTCTCTGTGTAG
- a CDS encoding response regulator transcription factor yields MPDRIRVIVVEDHALTRAGLVTALARDGGFEVVGEAADGPSGFELATALAPDVAVVDIGLPGEDGIALTGRIRHAQPKTHVVILTMHDLEDEVIAALAAGADAYCLKASRPERVLDAVRIAAEGGVYFDPLVAHVVLRGFGRPLMPARATLSPLTERETQVLELIAGGKSNAEIAANLSIGLGTVKGHIRDILEKLSVADRTQAAVEAFRRGLI; encoded by the coding sequence GTGCCTGATCGTATCCGGGTCATCGTCGTCGAAGACCATGCCTTGACGCGTGCGGGTCTTGTGACCGCGCTTGCGCGCGACGGCGGATTCGAGGTCGTCGGCGAAGCGGCGGACGGTCCGAGCGGATTTGAGTTAGCCACGGCACTCGCGCCCGACGTCGCGGTCGTCGATATCGGCTTGCCTGGCGAAGACGGTATCGCGCTCACCGGCCGGATCCGCCACGCGCAGCCGAAGACGCACGTCGTCATCCTCACGATGCACGATCTTGAAGACGAGGTGATCGCAGCCCTTGCCGCCGGCGCCGATGCATACTGCCTGAAGGCATCGCGCCCGGAGCGTGTGCTCGACGCGGTCAGAATCGCAGCCGAGGGCGGCGTGTACTTCGATCCTCTCGTCGCCCACGTCGTGCTGCGTGGATTCGGCCGCCCGCTCATGCCTGCTCGAGCGACCCTTTCGCCGCTGACCGAACGGGAGACGCAGGTCTTGGAACTGATCGCGGGCGGCAAGTCGAACGCGGAAATCGCGGCGAACCTTTCGATCGGTTTGGGCACCGTCAAGGGCCACATCCGCGATATATTGGAAAAACTTTCGGTCGCGGACAGGACGCAAGCCGCGGTTGAAGCGTTTCGCCGCGGTCTGATCTGA
- a CDS encoding HAMP domain-containing sensor histidine kinase, whose translation MKPQYIPIACAVLLLTAFAIDMFTPQLFIAAILLNAPIALTSFAFDRRLTIRIVLAALIANAIAGWYNAYHEGHWDRIAVENRVLAAMSCILVGALSIGTQRAARSVAEIEVRQRQVQRERTLRESFEVMRTSVNREIVLRAIARESLRVLQADAAVVFARGAGSFAEEQYLAESGVRDVDLRRARPAPELASMLTRVRESGQVAVLAATDPMSRFALDTLGAAHGIAVPLGGKANSQGLIVVLRKNAEEPFDAEMSTVAQTFADEAAAAIAQADLFMELAAKNEQLETANGAAVERSEVIRDIVYALSHDLRTPLAAARVTMRQALDGAFGDLPPAYVEILRRTIDSNDELQRLAETLLMVAKYESGEQSPTRTLVDLGVLTNDVIAELEPLARDNGVSVSRVPGDVARSISGDESELRRMLVNLLANAVASTQSGGHVTVSVKDDGGQAVLQIQDDGFGIPEAQRATLFQRFSPGARHGAGSGLGLYIVRRIAESHGGRATYEPATPRGSRFTVLLPLPIDAPRA comes from the coding sequence TTGAAGCCGCAATACATCCCGATCGCATGCGCCGTGCTGCTGCTTACGGCGTTTGCGATCGACATGTTCACACCGCAACTGTTCATCGCGGCAATACTCTTGAACGCGCCTATAGCGCTCACGAGCTTCGCGTTCGACCGGCGCCTCACGATTCGGATCGTCCTCGCGGCGCTCATCGCGAACGCGATCGCGGGCTGGTATAACGCATACCACGAGGGCCATTGGGACCGCATCGCCGTTGAGAACCGCGTGCTGGCCGCGATGTCGTGCATCCTTGTGGGCGCGCTCAGTATCGGAACGCAGCGCGCGGCCCGCTCGGTCGCCGAGATCGAAGTGCGGCAACGGCAGGTACAGCGCGAGCGGACGCTGCGCGAGTCGTTTGAGGTCATGCGCACGTCGGTCAATCGCGAGATCGTGCTGCGCGCGATCGCGCGCGAATCGTTACGTGTCTTGCAGGCGGATGCGGCTGTGGTCTTCGCGCGCGGCGCGGGCTCGTTCGCCGAGGAACAATACCTCGCGGAGAGCGGAGTGCGCGACGTCGATCTCCGACGCGCGCGACCGGCGCCGGAACTCGCTTCGATGCTCACGCGCGTGAGGGAATCCGGTCAAGTCGCCGTGCTCGCCGCCACGGACCCGATGAGCCGATTCGCTCTCGACACATTGGGTGCGGCTCATGGTATCGCCGTGCCTCTCGGCGGCAAGGCCAACAGCCAAGGCCTGATCGTCGTCTTGCGCAAGAACGCGGAGGAGCCGTTCGACGCGGAGATGTCGACCGTCGCGCAGACGTTTGCCGATGAAGCGGCCGCCGCGATCGCGCAGGCGGACCTTTTCATGGAGCTCGCCGCGAAGAACGAACAGCTCGAGACGGCAAATGGAGCCGCCGTCGAGCGCAGCGAGGTCATCCGCGATATCGTCTACGCGCTTTCGCACGATCTTCGCACGCCGCTTGCCGCCGCCCGCGTGACGATGCGGCAGGCGCTTGACGGCGCGTTCGGCGACCTGCCGCCGGCGTACGTCGAAATACTGCGGCGCACGATCGATTCCAATGATGAGCTGCAGCGGCTCGCCGAAACTCTGCTGATGGTCGCCAAGTACGAATCGGGCGAACAGTCTCCGACGCGAACTCTCGTCGATCTCGGCGTCCTCACGAACGATGTCATCGCAGAGCTGGAACCGCTCGCTCGCGACAATGGAGTGAGCGTCAGCCGCGTGCCCGGCGACGTCGCGCGCTCGATCTCCGGAGACGAGAGCGAGCTGCGCCGCATGCTCGTCAACTTGCTCGCAAACGCGGTAGCGTCGACGCAGAGCGGCGGGCACGTCACCGTCTCTGTCAAGGACGACGGCGGTCAAGCGGTTTTGCAGATCCAGGATGACGGCTTCGGGATTCCGGAGGCGCAGCGAGCGACGTTGTTCCAACGGTTCTCTCCCGGTGCACGCCACGGAGCCGGGTCGGGACTCGGTTTGTACATCGTACGACGGATCGCCGAGAGTCACGGCGGCCGCGCCACATACGAACCGGCGACGCCGCGGGGCAGCCGCTTCACCGTGCTTCTTCCGCTTCCGATCGACGCACCGCGTGCCTGA